A window from Bosea sp. ANAM02 encodes these proteins:
- a CDS encoding Xaa-Pro peptidase family protein yields MALHFTPAEFARRREALLAAMQKDRLDALFLFQQESMFWLTGYDTFGFCFFQSLVVKADGTMALLTRSADLRQAQQTSNLGDIRIWKDGRDADPTADLLALTRDLGLAGKRIGVEFESYGLVASNYRKLEAGFAGQAELVDASPIVTRLRAVKSVEEITYVRRAAVLADAADHAALDAIRAGADEGEILAAQHNAIFAGGGDYPANEFIIGSGRDALLCRYKSGRRRLDANDQITLEFAGTDRHYHVAAMRTVVVGEPRPLHRPYHAAARDALLACEAELKPGRTAGDVFAAHARVFDEHGLAQHRLNACGYSLGAKFTPSWMDWPMFYEANDWPIVPGMVMFAHMILMDSASETAMCLGRTYLVGETGAEALNLPDLDLAIR; encoded by the coding sequence ATGGCCCTGCATTTCACGCCCGCCGAATTCGCCCGCCGCCGCGAGGCCCTGCTGGCCGCGATGCAGAAGGATCGCCTCGACGCGCTCTTCCTGTTCCAGCAGGAATCGATGTTCTGGCTGACCGGCTACGACACCTTCGGCTTCTGCTTCTTCCAGAGCCTGGTGGTCAAAGCCGATGGCACCATGGCGCTGCTGACCCGCTCCGCCGATCTCAGGCAGGCACAGCAAACCTCGAATCTCGGCGATATCCGCATCTGGAAGGACGGCCGCGACGCCGACCCGACCGCCGACCTGCTCGCGCTGACCCGCGATCTCGGCCTCGCCGGCAAGCGCATCGGCGTCGAATTCGAATCCTACGGCCTCGTCGCCTCAAACTACCGCAAGCTGGAAGCCGGCTTCGCCGGACAGGCCGAACTCGTCGACGCCTCGCCGATCGTCACCCGTCTGCGCGCCGTGAAATCGGTGGAGGAGATCACCTATGTCCGGCGTGCCGCGGTGCTCGCCGATGCCGCCGACCACGCGGCGCTCGACGCGATCCGTGCCGGCGCCGACGAGGGCGAAATCCTCGCCGCCCAGCATAATGCCATCTTCGCGGGCGGCGGCGACTACCCCGCCAACGAGTTCATCATAGGCTCGGGCCGCGACGCCCTGCTCTGCCGCTACAAGTCCGGCCGCCGCCGGCTCGATGCGAACGACCAGATCACGCTCGAATTCGCCGGCACCGACCGGCACTATCATGTCGCCGCGATGCGCACGGTCGTCGTCGGCGAGCCGCGCCCGCTGCACCGCCCCTATCATGCCGCCGCACGCGACGCGCTGCTCGCCTGCGAGGCGGAACTCAAGCCCGGCCGCACCGCAGGCGATGTCTTCGCCGCCCATGCCCGCGTCTTCGACGAGCACGGCCTGGCGCAGCACCGGCTCAATGCCTGCGGTTATTCATTGGGCGCCAAATTCACGCCCTCCTGGATGGACTGGCCGATGTTCTACGAAGCGAATGACTGGCCGATCGTGCCGGGCATGGTGATGTTCGCCCATATGATTTTGATGGATTCCGCCAGCGAAACCGCGATGTGCCTGGGCCGGACCTATCTCGTCGGCGAAACCGGTGCCGAGGCGCTCAACCTGCCTGATCTGGACCTCGCCATCCGTTGA
- a CDS encoding glutathione S-transferase, producing MPSPEIILHGTPLSGHAHRVELLLLALGLPYRTEEAPADVRRGDAFRKLNPLGQIPVLQDGDLTFADSNAIMVYLVRRYAPDSAWLPLDPVGAAHVQRWLSIAAGEVMHGPSIARLITQFGMKDDKARAQRIAARLLAFMEEHLAARDYLATAQPTIADLACYSYVAHAPEGGISLKPYPAVRRWLARIEALPFFKPIPPSPLPPELDEHAA from the coding sequence ATGCCGTCGCCAGAGATCATCCTCCACGGAACGCCCCTTTCGGGCCATGCCCACCGCGTCGAGTTGCTGCTGCTGGCGCTCGGCCTGCCCTATCGCACCGAGGAGGCCCCGGCCGATGTCCGGCGCGGCGACGCCTTCCGCAAGCTCAACCCGCTCGGCCAGATTCCCGTCCTGCAGGACGGCGACCTGACCTTTGCCGACAGCAATGCGATCATGGTCTATCTGGTCCGGCGCTATGCCCCGGACAGCGCCTGGCTGCCGCTCGATCCCGTCGGCGCCGCCCATGTCCAGCGCTGGCTGTCGATCGCCGCCGGCGAGGTCATGCACGGCCCCTCGATCGCACGCCTGATCACACAGTTCGGCATGAAGGATGACAAGGCCCGTGCCCAGCGGATCGCGGCCCGGCTGCTCGCCTTCATGGAAGAGCATCTGGCGGCGCGCGACTATCTCGCCACCGCCCAGCCGACGATCGCCGATCTCGCCTGCTATTCCTATGTCGCTCATGCCCCCGAAGGCGGCATCTCGCTGAAGCCCTATCCGGCCGTGCGCCGCTGGCTCGCCCGCATCGAGGCCCTGCCCTTCTTCAAGCCGATCCCGCCTTCGCCCCTGCCGCCGGAGCTCGACGAGCATGCTGCCTGA
- a CDS encoding LysR family transcriptional regulator: MDRIEELTIFVAIVDAGSLAGAARRLRKSRPAVTRALAGLEARVGTQLIARTTRRLTPNDAGRELAATARRLLADYDAALGVAAAEPVSGLLRITAPLAFGRRHVTPLVSEFLDRYPQVQVELVLADRNLDLIEEDLQLAIRIGPLPNSGLLMRKVGEVRRILVAAPSYLATCPPLRRPADISAHETIASVAANQTLTWRFGGPRSGSAVVLAPRLIVNEVESVLIAARAGRGLARVLSYQAADDLAAGTLARLLPDFEPPPLPVQLVVPGGRQPSPRVRAFMDHAVARLPALAPIGVG; the protein is encoded by the coding sequence ATGGATCGGATCGAGGAGCTGACGATCTTCGTCGCGATCGTCGACGCCGGAAGTCTCGCCGGAGCGGCGCGTCGTCTGCGCAAGTCGCGACCGGCCGTGACGCGGGCGCTCGCGGGGCTGGAGGCGAGGGTCGGGACGCAGTTGATCGCGCGGACGACGCGGCGCCTGACCCCGAACGATGCCGGCCGGGAGCTTGCCGCGACGGCCCGGCGTCTGCTTGCCGATTACGATGCGGCGCTCGGCGTCGCGGCGGCGGAGCCGGTCAGCGGCCTGCTGCGCATCACCGCGCCGCTCGCCTTTGGCCGGCGGCATGTCACGCCGCTGGTGAGCGAATTCCTCGATCGTTATCCGCAGGTGCAGGTCGAGCTCGTGCTGGCGGACCGCAATCTCGATTTGATCGAGGAGGATCTGCAGCTTGCGATCCGGATCGGGCCGCTGCCGAATTCCGGTCTGCTGATGCGCAAGGTCGGCGAGGTCCGGCGCATCCTCGTCGCCGCGCCCTCCTATCTCGCGACCTGCCCGCCCTTGCGGCGCCCGGCCGATATCTCCGCGCATGAGACGATCGCGAGCGTCGCCGCCAACCAGACGCTGACCTGGCGCTTCGGCGGCCCGCGTTCAGGCAGCGCCGTCGTGCTGGCGCCGCGGCTGATCGTCAACGAGGTCGAGTCGGTGCTGATCGCGGCGCGGGCAGGGCGCGGGCTGGCGCGGGTGCTGTCCTATCAGGCGGCGGACGATCTCGCCGCGGGAACGCTGGCGCGCCTGCTGCCGGACTTCGAGCCGCCGCCTTTGCCGGTCCAGCTCGTGGTGCCGGGCGGCCGGCAGCCTTCGCCGCGCGTGCGCGCCTTCATGGACCATGCGGTGGCGCGCTTGCCCGCGCTCGCGCCGATCGGGGTCGGCTGA
- a CDS encoding pyridoxamine 5'-phosphate oxidase family protein has product MLPDGPFHAGELAAQALAGVASRGGGIRPFMPDQHRVFFGQLPWLFAGVLDRDGWPLATALAATPGFVASPTPTTLSVAALPARDDPAFEAFRPGNSMGLLGLELETRRRNRANGRIGTVAADGFTVEIEQSFGNCAKYIQIRHRLQDTDEPAVAPVNLSGLDAEARALIAQADTLFIASAAAPETETGGVDISHRGGRPGFVRIDGDTLTIPDFAGNNYFNTFGNLLQEPRAALLFVDFATGTLLQLQGEAEIVWQGPELARLDGAERLWRFHVRRGWRRPHALRLRWSAAEFAPTTLQTGPWTAAA; this is encoded by the coding sequence ATGCTGCCTGACGGCCCTTTCCACGCCGGTGAGCTCGCCGCTCAGGCGCTGGCCGGCGTCGCCTCGCGCGGCGGCGGCATCCGCCCGTTCATGCCGGATCAGCACCGCGTCTTCTTCGGCCAGTTGCCATGGCTCTTCGCCGGCGTGCTCGACCGGGACGGTTGGCCGCTAGCGACGGCACTGGCCGCCACGCCCGGCTTCGTGGCGAGCCCAACCCCGACCACGCTATCGGTCGCAGCCCTGCCTGCCCGCGATGACCCTGCTTTCGAGGCGTTCCGGCCGGGCAACTCTATGGGACTGCTCGGGCTTGAGCTGGAGACCCGCCGCCGCAACCGCGCCAATGGCCGGATCGGCACGGTCGCAGCAGATGGCTTCACGGTCGAAATCGAGCAGAGCTTCGGCAATTGCGCAAAGTATATTCAGATCCGCCATCGGCTTCAGGACACCGACGAACCGGCGGTTGCGCCCGTCAACCTGTCAGGCCTGGATGCGGAGGCACGCGCGCTGATCGCTCAAGCCGACACGCTGTTCATCGCCAGCGCTGCCGCTCCTGAGACCGAGACCGGCGGCGTCGACATCTCGCATCGTGGCGGCCGTCCCGGCTTCGTGCGGATCGACGGCGACACGCTCACGATCCCGGATTTCGCCGGCAACAACTACTTCAACACCTTCGGGAACCTGCTGCAGGAGCCGCGCGCCGCGTTGCTCTTCGTCGATTTCGCGACGGGCACGTTGCTGCAATTGCAGGGCGAGGCGGAGATCGTCTGGCAGGGACCGGAACTGGCACGGCTCGACGGCGCCGAGCGCCTGTGGCGGTTCCACGTCAGGCGTGGCTGGCGCCGGCCACATGCTTTACGCCTGCGCTGGTCGGCTGCGGAATTTGCGCCAACCACCTTGCAGACAGGACCATGGACGGCCGCTGCCTAG
- the proC gene encoding pyrroline-5-carboxylate reductase yields the protein MSNSLPQSLVLIGAGKMGGAMLEGWLRIGIDPKGISLIDPKPSDEMVALANEKGMRVNPSAREIPAADVVVLATKPQMLDTAAPAVQAFIHPRTLLISILAGKTLGDLAARLPNAGAIIRAMPNLPAAVQRGATAAAPGKGVSAAQRATADALLGSIGKVEWLDDEGLIDAVTAVSGSGPAYVFHLVECLAAAGKDAGLPADVAERLARATVEGAGELLFQSPLPPGTLRQNVTSPGGTTAAALEVLMAEDGMTPLMRKAVAAAKRRAGELSG from the coding sequence ATGTCGAATTCCCTTCCGCAATCGCTCGTCCTGATCGGAGCCGGCAAGATGGGCGGCGCCATGCTCGAGGGCTGGCTGCGCATCGGCATCGATCCCAAGGGCATCAGCCTGATCGACCCCAAGCCGTCGGACGAGATGGTCGCGCTGGCCAACGAGAAGGGCATGCGGGTCAACCCTTCCGCCAGGGAAATTCCCGCTGCCGATGTCGTCGTGCTCGCGACCAAGCCGCAGATGCTCGACACGGCGGCTCCGGCGGTGCAGGCCTTCATCCATCCCCGCACGCTGCTGATCTCGATCCTGGCCGGCAAGACGCTGGGCGATCTCGCGGCGCGCCTGCCCAATGCCGGCGCGATCATCCGCGCCATGCCGAACCTGCCGGCGGCCGTGCAGCGCGGCGCTACCGCAGCCGCGCCCGGCAAGGGGGTCAGCGCCGCCCAGCGCGCCACGGCAGATGCCCTGCTCGGCAGCATCGGCAAGGTCGAGTGGCTCGATGACGAAGGTCTGATCGATGCGGTCACCGCCGTGTCTGGCTCGGGGCCGGCCTATGTCTTCCATCTCGTCGAATGCCTTGCCGCCGCCGGCAAGGATGCCGGCCTGCCTGCCGATGTCGCCGAAAGGCTGGCGCGAGCGACGGTCGAGGGGGCGGGCGAATTGCTGTTCCAGTCGCCGCTGCCGCCCGGCACGCTGCGCCAGAACGTGACCTCGCCCGGTGGCACAACCGCTGCCGCGCTCGAGGTGCTGATGGCCGAGGACGGCATGACGCCCTTGATGCGCAAGGCGGTGGCTGCAGCCAAACGTCGCGCCGGCGAGCTTTCCGGCTGA
- a CDS encoding ribose-phosphate pyrophosphokinase, with amino-acid sequence MASHFKVVAGNSNRPLAEAICNHLSIPLAKASVRRFADMEVFVEIQENVRGQDVFVIQSTSFPTNDHLMELLIITDALRRSSAKRITAVIPYFGYARQDRRASGRTPISAKLVSNLITHAGVDRVLTLDLHAGQIQGFFDIPTDNLFGAPLMARDIKDRLEWKNAMVVSPDVGGVVRARALAKRIDAPLAIVDKRRDRPGESEVMNIIGSVEGRSCILIDDIVDSGGTLVNAADALLEQGAKEVYAYITHGVLSGGAVARIAGSKLKELVITDSIMPTEAVKVARNIRVISIAGLMGEAIERTASETSVSSLFD; translated from the coding sequence ATGGCCTCCCACTTCAAAGTCGTCGCCGGCAACTCCAATCGTCCGCTGGCCGAGGCGATCTGCAACCACCTCAGCATCCCCCTCGCCAAGGCCTCCGTCCGGCGCTTCGCCGACATGGAGGTCTTCGTCGAGATCCAGGAGAACGTGCGCGGCCAGGATGTCTTCGTCATCCAGTCGACCTCGTTCCCGACGAACGACCATCTGATGGAACTGCTGATCATCACCGATGCTTTGCGCCGCTCATCGGCCAAGCGCATCACGGCGGTGATCCCGTATTTCGGCTATGCCCGCCAGGACCGGCGCGCCTCGGGCCGTACGCCGATTTCGGCGAAGCTCGTCTCCAACCTGATCACCCATGCCGGCGTCGACCGCGTGCTGACGCTCGATCTCCATGCCGGCCAGATCCAGGGCTTCTTCGACATTCCGACCGACAACCTGTTCGGCGCCCCGCTGATGGCGCGCGACATCAAGGACCGGCTGGAGTGGAAAAACGCCATGGTCGTCTCGCCGGACGTCGGCGGCGTGGTCCGCGCTCGTGCGCTGGCCAAGCGCATCGACGCTCCGCTCGCGATCGTCGACAAGCGCCGCGACAGGCCGGGCGAATCCGAGGTCATGAACATCATCGGCTCGGTCGAGGGCCGTTCCTGCATCCTGATCGACGACATCGTCGATTCCGGCGGCACGCTGGTCAACGCCGCCGATGCCCTGCTCGAGCAGGGCGCCAAGGAGGTCTACGCCTACATCACCCATGGCGTGCTCTCCGGCGGCGCGGTCGCCCGCATCGCCGGCTCCAAGCTCAAGGAGTTGGTCATCACCGACTCGATCATGCCGACCGAGGCGGTGAAGGTCGCCCGCAACATCCGCGTCATCTCGATCGCCGGCCTGATGGGCGAGGCGATCGAGCGCACGGCGAGCGAGACCAGCGTGTCGAGCCTGTTCGACTGA
- a CDS encoding TetR/AcrR family transcriptional regulator yields MARKPVSTPPEAPPAPAAKPADPRKGAVDALMRLAAERPWDQIELPDIAAEAGLTLAQLRGLFPSKLAMLGGVTRIVDDAVLAGSSDDLAGEPVKERMFDLVMRRLDAMAPYKAGLRRIAPAVRRDPLALAALNRGAVNSWRYMLASAGIPTEDALGALRVQGAVLLMARVSEAWLDDDEPELSKTMARLDRELKTAGRIMARAEDVHRLTAPFRGLARAICSGRPLKARRRERASDRDEDSEDYAPAI; encoded by the coding sequence ATGGCCCGCAAACCCGTTTCCACCCCGCCCGAGGCGCCGCCTGCGCCCGCGGCCAAGCCGGCCGATCCGCGCAAGGGCGCCGTCGATGCGCTGATGAGGCTCGCGGCCGAGCGACCCTGGGACCAGATCGAACTGCCCGATATCGCGGCCGAGGCCGGGCTGACGCTGGCGCAGTTGCGCGGGCTGTTCCCGTCCAAGCTCGCCATGCTGGGCGGCGTGACCCGCATCGTCGACGATGCCGTTCTCGCCGGCTCATCGGACGATCTCGCAGGCGAGCCGGTCAAGGAGCGGATGTTCGACCTCGTCATGCGCCGGCTCGATGCGATGGCTCCCTACAAAGCCGGCCTGCGCAGGATCGCGCCGGCCGTCCGACGCGATCCGCTGGCGCTGGCTGCGCTCAATCGCGGGGCGGTCAATTCCTGGCGCTACATGCTGGCCTCGGCCGGCATCCCGACCGAGGATGCGCTCGGGGCTCTCCGGGTGCAGGGCGCGGTGCTGCTGATGGCGCGGGTCTCCGAAGCCTGGCTCGACGACGACGAGCCGGAGCTGTCGAAGACGATGGCGCGGCTCGACCGCGAGCTGAAGACGGCGGGGCGGATTATGGCCCGCGCCGAGGACGTCCACCGGCTGACGGCGCCGTTCCGCGGGCTGGCGCGCGCGATCTGCTCCGGGCGGCCGCTGAAGGCGCGCCGGCGCGAACGCGCCTCCGACCGCGACGAGGACAGTGAGGATTACGCACCGGCGATCTGA
- a CDS encoding methyl-accepting chemotaxis protein — protein MSFTRKLATLSISRSFGLIAALAVLIAVGSVGYTLNAARNEMITLKRAEMKNAVEAAATTIKGYLARVQSGELKDEDARKLAMDALGSSRFDGGNYYFLINYDGISVLHANKKIQSTDMKPLKDADGKFFVQEMIALAKSKAEGFVDYGWLKPGDKEPSLKISYIIGIPQWQWVVGSGLHVHDVDAAFMGMVGGVAKVLVPLGLVMLGLVIVLSRRASGMLHSVRGSMEGLAAGQLDTPIAHQERSDEIGAMARTLVVFRDAALAKEAMEADKIRMEEEAAGHRHAADGERRRSEAERTEHARVQADVVHALGQGLERLSDGDLTYRIEAGFTAEYVKLKDDFNGAIAKLEDAMRQIATNTESMKAGSTEISQAADDLASRTEQQASSVEETATALDELTATVRQTAESARLANQATEQVKTEAEQSTSIVRDAVTAMGGIEKSAQEISQIVGVIDEIAFQTNLLALNASVEAARAGDAGKGFAVVASEVRALAQRSASAAKEIKTLIDASTIEVEKGVTLVGQTGGALQRMASEITRVTTLVAEIAGAAQEQASGLQEVNSAVGEMDQATQQNAAMAEQSTAAAHSLSQEADRLSSLVARFQLGGDVAKLKAISQTMRAAVAAAPRPAVPRAKAVNGATAAPKADARDDGWAEF, from the coding sequence ATGTCGTTCACCAGGAAGCTTGCCACCCTCTCGATCAGCCGTTCCTTCGGCCTGATCGCGGCCTTGGCCGTTCTGATCGCCGTCGGCAGCGTCGGCTATACGCTGAACGCCGCCCGCAACGAGATGATCACGCTCAAACGGGCCGAGATGAAGAATGCGGTCGAGGCGGCCGCGACGACGATCAAGGGCTATCTGGCCCGGGTCCAGAGCGGCGAGCTGAAGGACGAGGACGCCAGGAAGCTGGCGATGGACGCTCTCGGCAGCTCACGCTTCGACGGCGGGAACTACTATTTCCTGATCAATTACGACGGCATCAGCGTCCTGCACGCGAACAAGAAGATCCAGTCGACGGACATGAAGCCGCTCAAGGATGCGGACGGCAAGTTCTTCGTTCAGGAGATGATCGCGCTGGCGAAGTCGAAGGCCGAAGGCTTCGTCGACTATGGCTGGCTCAAGCCGGGCGACAAGGAGCCTTCGCTGAAGATCTCCTACATCATCGGCATTCCGCAATGGCAGTGGGTGGTCGGCTCGGGTCTGCACGTCCACGACGTCGATGCGGCCTTCATGGGCATGGTCGGCGGCGTCGCCAAGGTTCTGGTGCCGCTCGGCCTCGTCATGCTTGGCCTCGTGATCGTGCTCAGCCGCCGCGCTTCCGGCATGCTGCACTCCGTGCGCGGTTCGATGGAGGGCCTGGCCGCCGGCCAGCTCGATACGCCGATCGCGCATCAGGAACGCTCCGACGAGATCGGCGCGATGGCGCGCACGCTCGTCGTCTTCCGGGACGCCGCCCTCGCCAAGGAGGCGATGGAGGCCGACAAGATCCGGATGGAGGAGGAGGCTGCCGGCCATCGCCACGCCGCCGATGGCGAGCGCCGGCGCAGCGAGGCCGAGCGGACCGAGCATGCCCGTGTCCAGGCGGATGTGGTCCACGCGCTCGGCCAGGGCCTGGAGCGCCTCTCGGACGGCGATCTGACCTATCGCATCGAAGCTGGCTTCACCGCCGAATACGTCAAGCTCAAGGACGACTTCAACGGCGCCATCGCCAAGCTCGAGGACGCGATGCGCCAGATCGCGACCAATACCGAGAGCATGAAGGCGGGCTCCACCGAGATCAGCCAGGCGGCCGATGACCTCGCCAGCCGGACCGAACAGCAGGCCTCCTCGGTCGAAGAGACCGCGACGGCGCTGGACGAGCTGACCGCCACGGTCCGGCAGACCGCCGAGAGCGCGCGCCTCGCCAACCAGGCGACGGAACAGGTCAAGACCGAGGCCGAGCAGTCGACCAGCATCGTCCGCGATGCGGTGACGGCGATGGGCGGCATCGAGAAATCGGCCCAGGAAATCTCGCAGATCGTCGGCGTCATCGACGAGATCGCCTTCCAGACCAACCTCCTTGCGCTCAACGCCTCGGTCGAGGCGGCGCGCGCCGGCGATGCCGGCAAGGGCTTCGCGGTCGTGGCCTCGGAAGTGCGGGCGCTGGCGCAGCGCTCGGCTTCCGCCGCCAAGGAGATCAAGACCCTGATCGATGCTTCGACGATCGAGGTCGAGAAGGGCGTCACGCTGGTTGGCCAGACCGGCGGCGCGCTACAGCGCATGGCCTCCGAGATCACCCGCGTCACCACGCTCGTCGCCGAGATCGCCGGCGCCGCGCAGGAGCAGGCTTCTGGCCTCCAGGAAGTCAATTCCGCCGTCGGCGAGATGGATCAGGCGACGCAGCAGAACGCCGCCATGGCCGAGCAGTCGACCGCCGCCGCGCATTCGCTGTCGCAGGAAGCGGACCGGCTCTCCTCGCTGGTGGCGCGCTTCCAGCTCGGCGGCGACGTGGCGAAGCTCAAGGCGATCTCGCAGACGATGCGGGCGGCGGTCGCTGCGGCGCCGCGCCCGGCTGTTCCGCGCGCCAAGGCCGTCAACGGCGCTACTGCGGCGCCCAAGGCCGATGCCCGCGACGACGGTTGGGCCGAGTTTTGA
- a CDS encoding YbjN domain-containing protein: MIDLDMDAELDRPSNPLDLFERLAALNDWSFDRDSEDELSVAVTGGWSEYHVAITWLAEVEALHIACAFDLKVPERRRGEVLQLVSLVNEQLWLGHFDLWSSESVVMYRHALLLSGGAEPTEEQAIALVKAAVEACERYYQAFQFVVWAGKTAREGMEGAILETVGEA, translated from the coding sequence ATGATAGACCTCGATATGGATGCCGAGCTGGATCGGCCTTCCAATCCGCTTGACCTGTTCGAACGCCTCGCTGCGCTCAACGACTGGTCCTTCGATCGCGACAGCGAGGACGAGCTTTCGGTCGCCGTCACCGGCGGCTGGTCGGAATACCATGTCGCGATCACCTGGCTCGCCGAGGTGGAGGCGCTGCATATCGCCTGCGCCTTCGACCTCAAGGTGCCGGAGCGGCGGCGCGGCGAGGTTCTGCAGCTCGTCAGCCTCGTCAACGAGCAGCTCTGGCTCGGCCATTTCGACCTTTGGAGCAGCGAGAGCGTGGTGATGTATCGTCATGCCCTGCTGCTCTCCGGCGGAGCCGAACCGACCGAGGAGCAGGCCATCGCGCTGGTCAAGGCCGCGGTCGAGGCCTGCGAGCGCTATTACCAGGCTTTCCAGTTCGTCGTCTGGGCCGGCAAGACCGCCAGGGAGGGCATGGAGGGCGCGATCCTGGAGACGGTCGGCGAAGCCTGA
- the queC gene encoding 7-cyano-7-deazaguanine synthase QueC, whose translation MVTALSNSRALVLFSGGQDSTTTLAWALDRFETVETIGFDYGQRHRIEMECRETIRARLPTLAARYAARLGPDHVVDLKALGAISETALTRETEIAFAETGLPTTFVPGRNLIFLTFAAALAYRRDLKHIVLGVCETDYSGYPDCRDDTIKAMQVALGLGLDRRLVLHTPLMWRDKAQTFALARAIGGQALLDLVIEDSHSCYLGDRTTRHGWGYGCGHCPACDLRAKGFAAYLAAPDDTGLIP comes from the coding sequence ATGGTGACGGCGTTGAGCAATTCCCGCGCCCTCGTCCTGTTCTCCGGCGGCCAGGACTCCACCACGACCCTGGCCTGGGCGCTCGACCGTTTCGAGACGGTCGAGACGATCGGCTTCGACTACGGCCAGCGCCATCGCATCGAGATGGAGTGTCGCGAGACGATCCGCGCCAGGCTGCCAACGCTCGCCGCCCGCTATGCCGCGCGGCTCGGCCCCGATCATGTCGTCGATCTCAAGGCGCTCGGCGCGATCTCCGAGACGGCGCTGACCCGCGAAACCGAGATCGCCTTCGCCGAGACCGGCCTGCCCACGACCTTCGTTCCCGGCCGTAACCTGATCTTCCTGACCTTCGCCGCCGCGCTCGCCTATCGCCGCGACCTCAAGCACATCGTGCTCGGCGTCTGCGAGACCGACTATTCCGGCTATCCCGACTGCCGTGACGACACGATCAAGGCGATGCAGGTCGCGCTTGGCCTCGGTCTCGACCGCCGGCTCGTCCTGCACACGCCCCTGATGTGGCGCGACAAGGCCCAGACCTTCGCGCTGGCACGCGCCATCGGCGGACAAGCCCTTCTCGACCTCGTGATCGAGGACAGCCATAGCTGCTATCTCGGCGACAGGACGACCCGGCATGGCTGGGGCTATGGCTGCGGCCATTGCCCGGCATGCGATTTGCGAGCAAAAGGCTTCGCGGCCTATCTCGCAGCCCCCGACGATACTGGACTTATTCCATGA
- a CDS encoding accessory factor UbiK family protein: MVNPGNRILDDIARLATDAAGAAQGVRREVETVVKTQIERLLRDLDVVTREEFEAVREMALIAREENDKLAARLKALEEKLGKA, translated from the coding sequence ATGGTCAACCCCGGCAACCGCATCCTCGACGATATCGCCCGCCTCGCCACGGATGCCGCCGGCGCGGCGCAGGGCGTGCGGCGCGAGGTCGAGACGGTGGTGAAGACGCAGATCGAGCGGCTGCTGCGCGATCTCGACGTCGTCACCCGCGAGGAGTTCGAGGCGGTGCGCGAGATGGCGCTGATCGCCCGCGAGGAGAACGACAAGCTCGCCGCCCGGCTGAAGGCGCTGGAGGAGAAGCTCGGCAAGGCCTGA
- a CDS encoding tRNA-binding protein, whose translation MSEPSAPVAQIGFDDFLKVDIRVGTIVEAEPYPEARKPSLKLVIDFGGTIGRKKSSAQITKHYRPEDLPGRQVLAVVNFPPRQIGRFMSEVLTLGIPDAEGEVVLIGPGHEVPIGGRLF comes from the coding sequence TTGAGCGAGCCTTCCGCCCCGGTCGCACAGATCGGCTTCGACGACTTCCTGAAGGTCGACATCCGCGTCGGCACGATCGTCGAGGCTGAGCCCTATCCTGAGGCGCGCAAGCCCTCGCTCAAGCTCGTGATCGATTTCGGCGGCACGATCGGCCGCAAGAAGTCCTCGGCGCAGATCACCAAGCACTACCGGCCGGAAGACCTTCCCGGCCGGCAGGTCCTCGCGGTGGTGAATTTCCCGCCGCGCCAGATCGGCAGGTTCATGTCGGAAGTGCTGACGCTGGGCATTCCCGATGCCGAAGGTGAAGTCGTGCTGATCGGGCCGGGGCACGAGGTGCCGATCGGCGGGCGGCTGTTCTAG